DNA sequence from the Methylacidiphilum kamchatkense Kam1 genome:
TGCAAAAAAGAGAAAGAGGGTTTTCTGAGCACTCATTGGGCTTGATTTCCTCGTTGGAGTAAAGCTCTGCATAGAGATCAGGAATGACGACAGGAAACCCATTTTTAAAGATCTGTTCAATAAAGGATTGGTAAAAAGAAATATGCTCCTGGGGATCGAATATTCCGTAAGAGGCTAAAAGCTTAGGATTTTGACCTTCTTTGATAAATATGACCGTTCTTAGCAATTTTAGATGTAAACTTAAAATTTTTAAAGATTCTCTTAATAACTTTATTAATTGAAAATGTGAAGAAGCTAGTATTTTGCTGACTTCATAGATGGCAACCAATTCACCATTTTTTTTCATGATTCTTGAATTCGATTAGGGAGCTTTCTTTTTTTAAAGCAAAGGCTGTGCCATATAAATTGTCATAATTACTCAACCAAGGATACTCAATTTTTAGAAACGCAAGTTCATTCGAATGGGCACCTTTGGCATGGTTCATGCTCAAAAAAAGAAAAAGGAGAACATATGAAAGGAACTTCGGAAAAAAGTGCCCAGGACCTTTTGGACAATGCATCTGAAAACCAAAGTCAGAAAATTGAACTGACAGAAGCAGCCGTACAAAAAATAAAATCCTTAATTGAGGAAGAGCAGGACAAAGAACTCAAGCTAAGAATTTTTATTACTGGAGGTGGCTGCTCAGGCTATCAATATAATTTTGCCTTTGATCGAGAGATCGAAGAAGGAGACATCCTTTATGAAATGGGAGGGGTTTCTCTTGTCATCGATCCACAGAGTCACCTTTACTTGAGAGGGGCACAAATTGATTATGAGGAAAATCTCGAGGGAGCCCGTTTTGTCATACATAATCCAAATGCGGGATCTACCTGCAGCTGCGGATCTTCATTTTCAGCAAATTGTACTCCATAAGTTCAAACAAAAAAAGGGAGGTGATTGACATGGCTATTTCCATAACCCAAAGAGCCCAGGAGAAGCTTGCGAAGGCGTTGTTAGGGAAAAAAGATATTGTCGCCTTAAGACTGGCAGTGGTGCGTTCGGGCTGTGCTGGTTTTTCCTATCAAATGGATTATGTTCGACAGGTTGAATCTGACGATACCGTGTGGGATTTTCCTGGGGGAAAACTAGTGGTGGATAAGGAATCTTTCCAACTGCTCGATGGTCTTGTGCTTGATTATATTAAGGATCCTTTTAAAGAAAGGTTCGTTTTTAATAATCCGAAGGCGACAGGAAGTTGTGGCTGTGGAGAAAGTTTTAGTGTGGCGAAGTGAGATGGGGAAAACAAAATTGTTTGTTTTTCGACAATCGCACTTTCATAACTAAAAGAGACTGAGTCAAGCTTAAGGATGTGGTTTGAGTATAGGGGGTTGTTTCTTAATGGAGAAAGGGAAAAGTTTTTCTCTTTAGCTTAAGTTGGCATCTTCCTTGCTATCAAATAACTAAGAGAAATCTACTATCGATGAAAATAATGCTTAGAAAGAAGGAAGCTGGGGAAATAACAATTTATATCGCAAAAAAAGATTTGGAGGAACCGATCATCAGCTCTGACAAAAAAGAATTGTTTGGAGGCATTGTTACTCTTGCCAATGGGATGAAATTTCTGCTGCCTGAAATGCCTCCAGATACAAAATTGCCTATAACACTGGAAGCGCGCAAAATTGAAGGCTAAAAATTGGGCTTTCTATTTCTTGAGAAAAAAATAATGAGGGCAAAATCGATAAAGTTTTCCGATCCTGATATGACCAATCAAGAGCTGGAGGTGTTGTATCGAATCCTTAGCTCAAATGAGCTTAGCGAAGGATCCGAAATAGAATCATTTGAAAGAAGTTTTGCCCAGTATGTTAGAAGAAAATTCGGGGTCAGTTTTTGCAGTTCTAAAGTTGCTTTTTTCCTTTGTTTGAAGGCTCTTGGCTTAAAGAAAGGGAGTGAAGTTATTCTTTCAGCTGCTTCATGGCGGGACCTTGGTCAGGTCCTGCTTTGGGCAGAGCTTACCCCGAAGTATGTGGACATCGATTATTGGTCAATGGCAATTGATCCAGCAAAAATAGTAAAAGCTCTGAGCCCAAAGACCAAAGCACTCGTTGGGTTGAACCCTAACGGCCATCCTGCCAATTGGCCTGAACTAGAAAAAATAGCAAAAGAAAATTCTCTCTATCTGATAGAGGATGCGACTGAATCGATTGGATCGGCTTATCAAGGGAAAGTTGTTGGTTCCTTTGGGATACTATCGATTTTCGATTTTTCACAACCTTCAGCTCTTGTGACAGGCAGGGGAGCCATGGTGGTGACAGATTCAGAGGAGCTAGCTTTTCACCTTAGAATGATGAGAGAGAGAACGGCGGAGGAAAGAAAATCAGTTGTCAAATCAAGACTACCTTCTTTAGGTTGTTCGATGAGTAATCTAGAGGCAGCTTTGGGATTAGCTCAATTGAAAAGAATCGATAGTATTTTACAAAAAAGAAAGGATGTAGAAGCATTTTACACACAGCTCCTCTGTGGCTTTGAGGGAATAAAAGATCCCTATGTTTCACCAGAAGCTACGGAGGTCCATTGGTTTTCTTATGTTGTGCATTTGGGTACAAGGTTTTCCCGATCAAGCAGAGATGCTATTATTGAGGATCTAAAACGGGAGAATATAGAGGCTTTTCCCTATTGTTATCCTTTACATATCTCTAGTTGGGCAATGGAAAGTGGAGTACATAAGGGGATGTTGCCGATGACCGAACGAGTAGCCGATAGAACCATCGCTTTGCCTTTCCATGGACTGCTAGATTTTGAACAAGTTGCTTGTATCGTCAAGACCCTTAAGGATGCGTCCCTGAATGTAGGGGCAGGAGCGGCTATTTATTGAAAAGAGAGCTACTATGGATGAACGACCTATTATAGTTCATGTGCGATTTGGGCCTGATGGTGGAGTAAGGGAGATTTCTGAAAGACCATTCAATGTATCTGCACAAGACTGGTTTTACTTTCTTTGGGGAAAAGCTGGGGATAAATTCCAAGCTTTGTCCGGTGGGAGAGGTATTTTTAGGCTTTCGAAGGAATATTTAGAAGAGCTGAAAAAAGAAAAAGAAACCGATGGAAAATGAAACGAACAAAATTGAAAGGGATCTGGAAGAGATTGTAGCGTTTATTGCATTGGGAAAAGTCATTCCCTTCCTTGGCCCGGGTATTTTAGGATTTAGCAAAAACGCAGAATCTGTCCCTCAGAGTCCTGAAATGCTAGCTGACAGACTAGCTGGATTGGTTGCGGTCCCTTCCAGAATAAGAAAAAACCTTTGGAGTGCCAGCCAGTACATTGAAAATTATAGGCATAGAAAAACATTAAAAGCTCTTTTAAGCCAGATATTTGATGTTGATTTGGAACCAAACGATCTGCAACGGTGGTTGGCTCGAATCCCCCAACTTCCCCTGGTGGTGGATGTTTGGTATGATGCTTCTTTTAGCGTTGCTTTGAAAGAAGAAAAACAATCTTGGGGACAGATTCAAGGAGTAAGTCAGGCAGAATACCCTGGGAACTGGGTAAAAGCCTACGATTGGAAAGATAGGGAGGTTGGAATGGATGCAGCCTTAGCATGGCAAACCGTCCTCTATAAACCACTAGGCTCAGTAAAACCTCAAAAAAATTTCATAATATCTGATTCAGACTATGTTGAAGTCTTGACAGAAATAGACATCCAGACTCCTATTCCCGATCTGATAAAGGAATTAAGAAAAGACAGGCATTTTCTTTTTTTAGGTTGCCGCTTCCAAAGCCAAATCGAAAGGACATGGGCCAGGCAGATCATTAAAAGATCTTCTGCTGTCCACTGGGCGGTTCTTACTAGTCCCCTAACAAAAAACGAAACGCGGTTTCTTATCGAACAAAACATAAAACAGCTAGATCTGCCATTGGATGTTTTTGCTCGTAAACTTTTTGCTTACCCCTCTTTAGCTTTGCCTTTGTCGTAATGGGGTATAGATCCAGGCCTAGGCTAAAATGTAAGAAAATTAACAGAAATGAAAGGTCTTGTTTCGCATGCCAATTTTCTCCCAGAGAGACATTCAGAAAGAAACTCTTGGCATGATAACTGCTAGAAAACTCAGAAAGAACAGGAAGTGCAATGGCTGAAGCTATTTTGAAACAGATGGAAAAACTCGAGGCAGCCGAAGATTTCTTTAAATTGTTTGAAGTCCCCTATGATCTAAGAGTGCTTAGGGTCTATAGGCTCCATATCCTTCAAAGATTTCATGATTATATCGCTGCGGCCTCTTTAGATATCTCTTCGAAAACGGATGAGGAGATTAAGCAGTCTTATGCTGAACTCCTTGCTAGGGCCTACGAAGATTTTGTCCATTCTAATGCTCAGAATGAAAAGGTTTTTAAAGTATTTAAAGAGCAGGGGAAGCATCTGCCACAGAAAGCCATTCAATTCGTATCCATTGATACATTGGTTGGGAAGGAGAAACTCAAAAGGAAAACACAATAAAGAAATGTTTTTATGCATGTAGTCATTCTTGTAAAACAAGTTCCAGATTCAAGCCAGATTAGAGTCCATCCTCAAACAGGAACGATTATGCGCCAAGGCGTACCGGCAATCCTAAATCCATATGATCTGTTTGCTCTAGAGAAAGCTTTGGAATTGAAGGATGCCTATGGCAGCTTTTTGACGGTTCTTTCCATGGGGCCTTTACAGGCAGAGGCAGCGTTGAGAAAAGCCCTTTCTTATGGAGCCGATGAGGCGATCCTTTTGTCGGATAGAGCCTTTGCGGGATCCGATACACTAGCCACTTCTTATGCGTTGGCAGCGGCGTTAAAAAAAATCGATTCCTACCGGAAAATCGACATCGTTTTTGCTGGCAAGCAAACAATTGATGGGGATACAGGCCAGGTTGGACCAGGAGTGGCTAGACGACTTGGATTGCAACTGTTGACCTATGTCCAAGAAATCAAGCATATCGATTATGAAAAAAGGAAGGTTTTGGTACACCGAAAAAGTGAAAAGGGCATTCAGGTTGTCTCATCACAATTACCCTGTTTGATGACGATTCTTGATGGCAAAAGCTCTATCCGTTATGCCTCCTTACCCAATATGATTCGTGCTGCTAAAGCACCTATAAAAATATGGAATAGGATGGATGCAGGGATTGAAGATATCTCAAAGATAGGTCTTAAGGGATCCCCGACAGTGGTAGGCAAAGTATTTGCTCCTCAAAGTGCGAGAGGTCCAGCGGAAAGGATTGAAGGGGATGAGCCAGAGGCGCTGTGTTCTATTCTATTAGAAAAGCTTATTGAAAAATATCCAGAACTGGGAAAAGAAGTCCTACAACAAATCCACTAGCCAAAGAAAATGAAAGAGGAGGGAAGAGACGAAAGAAGAGGGTGGGAAGGCATACTAGGGCTTTAAAAGAAGTAAACAGTGCAAGGAAGATGAGGTTATGAGTGAGATTGAGGAGAAACCAAAAAATCAGAAAAGAAAGAAGGTTAGTCTAGATCCAAGACTTTCTGAATACAGAGGCATCTGGGTCTTTATCGAACAGGAAGAGGCAAAGGTGCATCCTGTGGGTTGGGAACTATTAGGGAAAGCTCGCGTTTTAGCTAAATCTTTAGGGGTCGAAGTAGGCGCTGTTGTCTTTGGTGGTAACCAGGCAGTGGTCGATACAATTAGTAATGATGCTATTGCTTATGGTGCGGATATCGTCTATCAAGTTGTTGATCCTTCTCTTTCTGATTACCGCAGCGATCCGTTTACAGAGTGCTTGGTGCAATTGGTCAAAAAATATAAACCCGAAATTCTTCTGCTTGGGGCTACCGCTCTGAGCAGAGATTTAGCTAGCAGTGTGGCTACGTTCCTTGAAACGGGGCTGACTGCGGACTGCACAGAGCTGACTATAGACCTAGAAAATCGAAGTTTAGAAGCAACAAGACCGACTTTTGGAGGTAGCCTCCTTTGCACAATTTTAACCCTTAATTACAGACCGCAAATGGCAACGGTAAGACCTGGAGTCTTCCCTATCCCTTTGCCTAACACCGACAGGAAGGGAATGATTATAAGGGAGCAGATACAGTTTAACGAAGCCAACTTTGTTACGAAAGTCTTAGGCTTTATTCCTGATCCCTACAAGGCTTCTGAGAAGCTGTCACGAGCTGATGTTGTAATTGGAGGAGGAAGGGGATTAAAACAGGCGAGCCATTTTTCTCTTTTAAGAGAACTTGCTATGCTATTAGGTGGGGAAGTGGGAGGCACAAGACCAGTGGTTCAAGCTGGTTGGTTGGAAGCCGAAAGGCAAATAGGGCAAACGGGTAGGACCATAAGGCCCAAAGTCTATATAGCCGTAGGAATTTCTGGTGCCGTACAGCACCGAGTAGGAATAGAAAAAGCAGGAACGATTGTTGCTATTAATAATGATCCGAACGCTCCAATTTTTGACTATGCAGATATTGGCATTGTTGGAGATTTCCTTGAAATCATTCCTGCTATGATTCGGGTTCTGAAAAATAAAATTTCCTCAAAGTACGACTGCCTAAAGAAACAAGGGGTTTGAAAGGCTGAAGAGCTATGAAAGAAAAATACGATTGTATCGTTGTTGGTGCGGGACCAGGGGGAACGGCTGCCGCCTATACATTAGCTAGCAATGGACTCAATGTGATCCAGTTGGAGCGTGGGGAATATCCCGGTTCAAAGAATGTGCAAGGAGCAGTGTTATATGCCAATTCTCTGGAAAAAATTATTCCAGATTTTCGAATGGATGCTCCACTGGAGCGTTTTCTTGCCGAACAACGGGTGTGGATTATTGACAAAGATGCCTATGTTGGGACTACTCACCGGACAGCTGCATTGAATTGGGACAATGCAGATAGGTATACCATTTTGCGTGCGCCATTTGACAGATGATTTTCGAAAAAGGCACAAGAAGCAGGAGTGCTTTTGATTTGTGAGACGACAGTGATTGATCTAATTAAAGAAAAGGAGCGGGTGGTCGGAGTAAGAACAGACAGAGAAGATGGAGAGCTATATGGGGAAGTGGTTATACTGGCGGATGGGGTTAATTCGATGCTCGCAAGGAAAGCGGGATTCAGAAAAGAGATAGTGGCTAAAGAAGTTGCTCTTGGGGTAAAGGAAACCATTTTTATTCCCCAAG
Encoded proteins:
- the erpA gene encoding iron-sulfur cluster insertion protein ErpA translates to MKGTSEKSAQDLLDNASENQSQKIELTEAAVQKIKSLIEEEQDKELKLRIFITGGGCSGYQYNFAFDREIEEGDILYEMGGVSLVIDPQSHLYLRGAQIDYEENLEGARFVIHNPNAGSTCSCGSSFSANCTP
- a CDS encoding HesB/IscA family protein; this translates as MAISITQRAQEKLAKALLGKKDIVALRLAVVRSGCAGFSYQMDYVRQVESDDTVWDFPGGKLVVDKESFQLLDGLVLDYIKDPFKERFVFNNPKATGSCGCGESFSVAK
- the nifT gene encoding putative nitrogen fixation protein NifT, which produces MKIMLRKKEAGEITIYIAKKDLEEPIISSDKKELFGGIVTLANGMKFLLPEMPPDTKLPITLEARKIEG
- a CDS encoding DegT/DnrJ/EryC1/StrS family aminotransferase is translated as MRAKSIKFSDPDMTNQELEVLYRILSSNELSEGSEIESFERSFAQYVRRKFGVSFCSSKVAFFLCLKALGLKKGSEVILSAASWRDLGQVLLWAELTPKYVDIDYWSMAIDPAKIVKALSPKTKALVGLNPNGHPANWPELEKIAKENSLYLIEDATESIGSAYQGKVVGSFGILSIFDFSQPSALVTGRGAMVVTDSEELAFHLRMMRERTAEERKSVVKSRLPSLGCSMSNLEAALGLAQLKRIDSILQKRKDVEAFYTQLLCGFEGIKDPYVSPEATEVHWFSYVVHLGTRFSRSSRDAIIEDLKRENIEAFPYCYPLHISSWAMESGVHKGMLPMTERVADRTIALPFHGLLDFEQVACIVKTLKDASLNVGAGAAIY
- a CDS encoding SIR2 family NAD-dependent protein deacylase, coding for MENETNKIERDLEEIVAFIALGKVIPFLGPGILGFSKNAESVPQSPEMLADRLAGLVAVPSRIRKNLWSASQYIENYRHRKTLKALLSQIFDVDLEPNDLQRWLARIPQLPLVVDVWYDASFSVALKEEKQSWGQIQGVSQAEYPGNWVKAYDWKDREVGMDAALAWQTVLYKPLGSVKPQKNFIISDSDYVEVLTEIDIQTPIPDLIKELRKDRHFLFLGCRFQSQIERTWARQIIKRSSAVHWAVLTSPLTKNETRFLIEQNIKQLDLPLDVFARKLFAYPSLALPLS
- the nifW gene encoding nitrogenase-stabilizing/protective protein NifW, translated to MAEAILKQMEKLEAAEDFFKLFEVPYDLRVLRVYRLHILQRFHDYIAAASLDISSKTDEEIKQSYAELLARAYEDFVHSNAQNEKVFKVFKEQGKHLPQKAIQFVSIDTLVGKEKLKRKTQ
- a CDS encoding electron transfer flavoprotein subunit beta/FixA family protein, yielding MHVVILVKQVPDSSQIRVHPQTGTIMRQGVPAILNPYDLFALEKALELKDAYGSFLTVLSMGPLQAEAALRKALSYGADEAILLSDRAFAGSDTLATSYALAAALKKIDSYRKIDIVFAGKQTIDGDTGQVGPGVARRLGLQLLTYVQEIKHIDYEKRKVLVHRKSEKGIQVVSSQLPCLMTILDGKSSIRYASLPNMIRAAKAPIKIWNRMDAGIEDISKIGLKGSPTVVGKVFAPQSARGPAERIEGDEPEALCSILLEKLIEKYPELGKEVLQQIH
- a CDS encoding electron transfer flavoprotein subunit alpha/FixB family protein, which encodes MSEIEEKPKNQKRKKVSLDPRLSEYRGIWVFIEQEEAKVHPVGWELLGKARVLAKSLGVEVGAVVFGGNQAVVDTISNDAIAYGADIVYQVVDPSLSDYRSDPFTECLVQLVKKYKPEILLLGATALSRDLASSVATFLETGLTADCTELTIDLENRSLEATRPTFGGSLLCTILTLNYRPQMATVRPGVFPIPLPNTDRKGMIIREQIQFNEANFVTKVLGFIPDPYKASEKLSRADVVIGGGRGLKQASHFSLLRELAMLLGGEVGGTRPVVQAGWLEAERQIGQTGRTIRPKVYIAVGISGAVQHRVGIEKAGTIVAINNDPNAPIFDYADIGIVGDFLEIIPAMIRVLKNKISSKYDCLKKQGV